A genomic stretch from Festucalex cinctus isolate MCC-2025b chromosome 13, RoL_Fcin_1.0, whole genome shotgun sequence includes:
- the smco4 gene encoding single-pass membrane and coiled-coil domain-containing protein 4 isoform X5, whose protein sequence is MRQLKGKPKKETSKDKKERKQAMQAARQQVSTVVLPTLAVVVLLIVVFVYVATRPDATE, encoded by the coding sequence ATGAGGCAGCTGAAGGGCAAACCCAAAAAAGAAACCTCCAAGGACAAGAAGGAGCGCAAGCAAGCCATGCAGGCGGCTCGGCAGCAGGTCTCCACCGTCGTGCTGCCGACGCTGGCCGTCGTCGTGCTGCTCATCGTCGTCTTCGTCTACGTGGCCACCAGGCCTGATGCCACAGAGTAA
- the smco4 gene encoding single-pass membrane and coiled-coil domain-containing protein 4 isoform X4 translates to MASKEGPVSKAKAVEPEGIMRQLKGKPKKETSKDKKERKQAMQAARQQVSTVVLPTLAVVVLLIVVFVYVATRPDATE, encoded by the exons ATGGCCAGCAAAGAA GGTCCCGTGAGCAAAGCGAAGGCCGTCGAGCCAGAAGGCATCATGAGGCAGCTGAAGGGCAAACCCAAAAAAGAAACCTCCAAGGACAAGAAGGAGCGCAAGCAAGCCATGCAGGCGGCTCGGCAGCAGGTCTCCACCGTCGTGCTGCCGACGCTGGCCGTCGTCGTGCTGCTCATCGTCGTCTTCGTCTACGTGGCCACCAGGCCTGATGCCACAGAGTAA
- the nlk2 gene encoding serine/threonine-protein kinase NLK, with the protein MTLCGTTASNVTKMMAAYNGGSSAVAAHHPHHHHQLQHLPPPHMHHHHHHVGPHHLQHPGSAAAVHTIQQHTSTAAAAAVMLNPGQQQPYFPSPAPGQAPGPAAAAAPAQVQAAAVKAHHHHHHHHHQQHTYNLQQQLDIEPDRPIGYGAFGVVWSVTDPRDGKRVALKKMPNVFQNLVSCKRVFRELKMLCFFKHENVLSALDILQPPHIDYFEEIYVVTELMQSDLHKIIVSPQPLSSDHAKVFLYQILRGLKYLHSAGILHRDIKPGNLLVNSNCVLKICDFGLARVEETDESRHMTQEVVTQYYRAPEILMGSRHYSNSIDIWSVGCIFAELLGRRILFQAQSPIQQLDLITDLLGTPSMEAMRTACEGARAHILRGPNKPPSLPVLYTLSSQATHEAVHLLCRMLVFDPSKRISAKDALAHPYLDEGRLRYHTCMCKCCYTTSSGRVYTSDFEPVTNPKFDDGFEKNLSSVRQVKEIIHQFILDQQKGSRVPLCINPQSAAFKSFISSTVAQPSEMPPSPLVWE; encoded by the exons ATGACTCTTTGTGGCACAACAGCTTCAAATGTTACAAAAATGATGGCTGCATACAACGGTGGCTCCTCGGCCGTGGCTGCCCATCACCCGCATCACCACCACCAGCTGCAGCATCTCCCGCCTCCACACAtgcatcaccaccaccaccacgtgGGCCCGCATCACTTGCAGCACCCGGGCTCCGCCGCTGCCGTTCACACCATCCAGCAGCACACCTccacggccgccgccgccgccgtcatgcTCAACCCCGGTCAGCAGCAACCTTACTTCCCCTCGCCGGCCCCCGGACAGGCCCCCGGGCCCGCGGCGGCCGCGGCGCCTGCCCAAGTTCAAGCCGCCGCTGTCAAAGcgcaccaccaccatcaccaccaccaccatcagcaGCACACATACAACCTGCAGCAGCAGCTTGATATCGAGCCCGACAGGCCTATCGGCTACGGTGCGTTTGGGGTTGTCTG GTCAGTCACAGATCCGAGAGATGGAAAGCGAGTTGCCCTCAAAAAGATGCCCAATGTCTTCCAAAACCTCGTTTCGTGCAAGAGGGTATTTCGAGAACTGAAGATGCTCTGTTTCTTTAAACATGAAAAT GTGCTCTCTGCTCTTGACATCCTGCAACCGCCACACATCGACTACTTTGAAGAAAT ATATGTAGTGACTGAACTGATGCAAAGTGACCTCCATAAGATCATCGTGTCACCGCAGCCGCTTAGCTCAGACCACGCCAAAGTTTTTCTCTATCAGATTCTACGAG GACTGAAGTACCTTCATTCTGCTGGCATTCTTCACCGAGACATCAAACCTGGCAACCTCTTGGTCAACAGCAACTGTGTACTGAAG ATCTGTGATTTTGGCCTGGCGCGAGTGGAGGAGACGGACGAGTCGCGGCACATGACTCAGGAAGTAGTGACCCAATACTACCGCGCACCGGAGATCCTGATGGGGAGCCGCCACTACTCCAACTCCATCGACATCTGGTCCGTGGGCTGCATCTTTGCTGAGCTGCTGGGGCGAAGAATTCTTTTTCAAGCCCAGAGTCCCATCCAGCAG CTGGACCTGATCACGGACCTGTTGGGGACTCCCTCCATGGAGGCGATGAGGACGGCGTGTGAAGGAGCTCGTGCGCACATTCTCCGAGGACCCAACAAACCG CCATCCCTTCCTGTTCTTTACACGCTGTCCAGTCAAGCGACTCATGAAGCTGTCCATCTCCTCTGCAGGATGCTGGTGTTTGATCCG TCGAAGCGTATTTCAGCGAAGGACGCCCTGGCCCACCCGTACCTGGACGAGGGTCGACTGCGCTACCACACGTGCATGTGCAAATGCTGCTACACGACATCTTCTGGCCGCGTTTACACCAGCGACTTTGAGCCCGTCACCAACCCCAAGTTTGATGACGGCTTTGAGAAGAATCTAAGCTCTGTGAGACAAGTCAAAG AGATCATCCATCAGTTCATTTTGGACCAGCAAAAGGGGAGTCGAGTTCCACTGTGCATCAACCCTCAGTCAGCTGCTTTCAAGAGCTTTATCAG CTCGACGGTGGCTCAGCCCTCAGAAATGCCTCCTTCTCCGCTGGTGTGGGAATGA